The following is a genomic window from bacterium.
GCCGGGTGAGTGCATCCAGTACCGGATCATAGCGACAAACAATGCAGCAGCCGATGTGGATTCTGTGGTCATCACGGACGCCACGCCGACGAACACCACCTACAACACTGCGGCTGGTGCCGCGACAGTTACGCAGGGAGCCGTGACCGCTCCGGTTGCGGGAGCTACGGGAACCGTCCAGGCCACCGTGGGTACGATTACCCCGGGTGCCAGCGTAACACTGACTTTCGCCGTTCGAATCGACCCGTAGGCGATCGGAGAACTCGCCCCTCCCTCGCGTAAGCCACGGCTGCGCGCGGGAGGGGCTTCTCGAGTTCCCGACCAATCCTTGAGATCGTTTCTCATCCCGCCCCTTTCCCGATATGCGTCCGGTTGTTCCGGACCCTCGGATCGCGCCGCCGGCCAAGAGAGCAACTCATGAACGAGAGGGCTCGACAGCAGAGAGGACACCCGCAGTATAGGGATCCCCTTTTACTTCTCGCGCTTCTCTCGATGCTATTCAGCGCGACGTCGACCCAAGCCGCACCAGCCGCAGGCTCATCCCTCGATAACCGCGCGACCGGCAGCTACATCTCGACGGTTACCGGTCTTCTGAATCCGCTCGTTTCAAATCGCATCATCGTGAGGGTAGCGCCACTCGAGGCACTGCTGCTCACGATCGACACGACGCGCGCCGCTGCGGCTAGCGGTTCATTCGCCATCGCGCATCGCATTCAGAACACGGGAAACACCCAGAGCACGTATTCGCTCGTGCTCGCGAACCTGGGTGGGGACGACTTCCAGGCCCTGGGACTCGACATCATCAGCGACCTGAACGGGAACGGAGTTCTCGACCCGGGGGAAAGCCCGATCTCCGGAGGACCGGCGACGCTGCTCGCACCTCTGGCAATACTGAATCTGCTCGTTGTCGGGTCCACACCCGGCACCGTACTACCCGGACAGATCGCCCAGATTCTTCTGACTGCGACGACGGATCTACAGGGAGCCAGCGACTCGAATACTGACGATCTCGTGATCGGGGGCGGCGCGATCCTCAGCCTGTCGAAAGCCGCGTCGGACCTGACCCCATCGCCAGGCGGAGCGGTCACCTTCACACTCAGCGGTCGAAACACCGGCCCGCTTCCAGCAACGGGCTCTCCGGTGACAGTGGACGGCGCAGCAGCGAGTTACGTGCTCTTGCGGGACGCGCTCCCGCCAAATCTCGAGTACACCAGCCCGATCAACCCGAGCTTCGGGATAGCGCTGTACCACTCACGCGGAAGCCCAACTCTAAACTACACGACCCTGCCTCCTGCGGACCTCACCCAGGTCGACGAAATTGCCTTTGGCTTACCAGACCTCGCAAGCGGGCAGGCTTACTCGGTCAGTTTCGATGTTCGAGTTCTTTCGCTTGCATCGGGTCCCATCACGAACACGGGAGAAATCCGTTTCGACGACGGGATCTCGGCCGGGATTGCGAGCACGATCAGCAACTCGGTCACACTGATCGTCAGTGGACCCGGGCCGAGCGTCGACTTCTTCACAGACACGAGCTACGGAAGCGTCGCCGCTCTCGGCTCGGTGGGGTCACCGCTCTACCTGCAGGCCGAGTCCAGCCAGTGCAATCTGAATCCAAGCCTGAATGATCCTGCGGTGATCACCCTTACTAGTTCTGTCTCAGGGGACTCCGAGAACTTCGTTGGAATCGAGATATCTCCCAACTCGGGCGTGTTTCGCGTTCTTCCGAGCGTGCCTACAGCTGATGCCGGTGCAGTGCCGGTTCTGAGTGGAAACGGCGTTCTCGAGATTGCGGCAAACGATGTCATCACTGCAGCACTCGCTCCTTGCGGAACGGCGCCGACCGCCTACGCCACATTGCTGATCGATCCTCTGGGTATCGTATTCGACAGCCAGACAAACCTGCCTCTGGGCGGCGCGGTCGTCACATTGATGAACAGCGGCCTCCCGGCCGTCGTACTCGAAGCAGACGGCTCCACACCCGCGGCGAATCCCGTCGTAACTGGACCTGATGGCCGTTATCAGTTCCCACTCGTTGCACCTGGTACATACTCGCTGCAAGTCGTTGCACCGGCCGGATACGGATTCCCTTCGACGGTTCCAATTGGTCTGCTGCCACCTGGCCGCGCGATCGACCCTTCTGGCTCCTTCGGTCTCCCGTTCGGGATTTCAGCTCTCGGCCCCGTACTCGTAGATATTCCCTTGGATCCTGGCGCACTGGTCTCTGGACTCTCTGTCGAGAAGGCGGCTTCGCGCGACGTCGTCGAGATTGGCGATCTCCTCGACTACGAAATTACTGTCCGCAACGGTACCGGCGCCGCATTGTTCGGCGTGGAGGTGCTCGACACCCTGCCGGTGGGATTCCAGTACGAGCAGGGCTCCGCTCGCCTGGACTTCGGACCAATGTCTGACCCGGTTGCTTCGGGTCGAAGTCTCGTCTTCGACGCTGGCGTAGTGATCTCCGGTCAGACACTGACGATCTCGTACCGTGTAAACATCGGTCCGGGCACCGAGTTAGGCGAAGCAATCAACCGAGCTACTGCTACCAGCACCACGACGACAGGCAATACCGCCAGCGCAATCGTCGATGTTCAGGGTGGCGTATTCCACAGCCGTGGGTTCATTCTCGGCAAGGTCTACACGGACTGCAACGACAATGGTCTGCAAGATCCGGGCGAGATCGGACTGGCGCAGGTTAGATTGTATCTGGAAAACGGGAGCTTCGTCTTCACGGATGCGGACGGTAAGTACAGTTTCTACGGAGTAGAACCGCGTACACACGTCGTCAAGATCGATCGTTACTCTCTTCCTGCGGGAAGTAGCTTATCCGTACTGAGCAACCGCAACGGAGAAGATCCGGACACGCGTTTCGTCGATTTGAAGCGCGGCGAACTACATCGAGCTGACTTCGCCGAGAACTCTTGCAGCAATCAGATTCTCGCTGAAGCCCTCGCACGCAGGGAGCGGACCGGAGCGGCGGTATCGGAGCTGGAAAAGCAGCTCGATGAACGACTCGCGATTGACAGAGCACCTACCCAAACGAGTGATCCGCGAACGCTTCCGGCTGAGGGCACTCAAACGGGCCGGGATAGTCTCGGACTCTCCGAGCTGTCTCGTCTTCTGGGCCTGAGCCAACCTGAACCCAAACCGGTTGCACCGATCAATTCCAAACCCGCATTCGAACAGCCTGGCTTTGACGTGCTCTTGCCGGAGTTGGATAACGAGCTCGACTTCCTCTGGCCAATGCACGGCCAGAGGCTTCTGCTTTCGCAGACGATCGTGCGCGTCAAAGGTCCGATCGGCACCCGTCTGGCTCTGCACGTAAACGGCAACGAAGTCTCCGATAGCCGCGTCGGAACACGCAGCAGCTTGCGCGCGACGAAGACAGAAGCTTGGGAGTATGTCGCCGTCCGCCTCGAGCCTGGATCGAATTACCTGGAACTGGTCGGATTTGACGCCTTTGGGAACCAGCGCGGATCCAAGAACATCGAAGTGTTCAGCCCAGGCGCCCTGGCGAAGGTCGAACTGAGCATGCCGATGAAGCGTGTTCCCGCTGACGGGACTTCCGGTCCCGTCGTAGAAGTAAGGCTTCTCGACGCAACGGGCCTGCGTGTCGGAAGCCGGACGGCCGTGACCCTCGAGAGCACACGAGGCACCTGGGAGGTCGAAGACGTCGACCCGGTCGAACCCGGCGTTCAGAGTTTCATCAACGGCGGGATCGGCCGGTTTGCCATGACTCCCGCTACCGAGACCGGCGAAGTGGAAATTCGCGCCCGCAGCGGACGCTACGAGGCGCAGACGGAACTGATTTTCGTACCCGCATTGCGCCCGCTCGTGGCGGTCGGTGTAGTCGAGGGCAGCTTCGCACAACGCGGGCTGGAAAGTAGATCATCGGATCAACTCGGATTCGACGACGGTTTTGAAGAAGAACTCTCCGCGATCGGCGGCCGGGAGCGCGATTGGAAGAACCAGTTCAGTTCTCGAACTGCCGTGTTCCTGAAAGGCGCAGTCGACGAGGAATACCTGCTGACGTTTCGCTATGACTCGGCCCAGAAACAGGACTCTCGCCTATTCAGGGATATCCAACCCGATGAGTTCTATCCGGTGTACGGCGATGCTTCTCTCAGGGGATTCGATGCGCAATCCACGACCCCGCTGTACATGCGCATAGAGAAAGACCGGTCCCACATCACCTACGGTGACTTCACAACGAATGCGCTCGAGAGCGATCCGCGAAGCCTGGCACGCTACCAGCGCAGCCTGACCGGAGTGTTCGGTCGCTATGAGCACGACGTCGTGGACGTGGACTTCTTTGCGAGCGAAGGCGACGCAACGCAGGTGAGTGACGAGATTCCCGCCGAAGGAATCTCCGGGCCGTATACTCTGAGTGTTCGCCGCATCCTACGCGGCAGCGAGACGGTCGAAGTCATCACGCGCGATCGCGATCATCCATCCGTGGTCATCAAAGCCGAGCCCCAAGCACGCTTTACTGACTATACCGTCGACAGCCTGAGTGGAACGATCCTTTTCAGTGGCCCCGTCGCGAGTCACGATTCGGATCTGAATCCCCGTTTCATTCGCGCTTCGTACGAGGTTGAAGAAGGCGGTTCCGACCACTGGATTACTGGAGCGCGAGCCCGTTACCGCCCCTTCTCGTTTCTGGAATTCGGTGGCAGCTTCGTTGAAGACCAGAATGATCAGGAGCCGTTCTCGATGGCGTCGGCCGGCTTCACGCTGAAGCTCAGCGACGAAACCAAACTCGTGGGTGAAGCGGCGGCGACCGATACCGACTTGCTCGGTGGCGGGATTGGAGAAAGGCTGGAACTGCGGCATGCGGGATCGCGCCTTGATGCCCACGCCTATGCCGGCAAGACAGACGAGCAGTTTTCCAATACGGGATCCGGTTTGGGAACGGGAAGGCTGGAGATCGGACTCGATACGAGTTTCCAGATCAATCAGAAGACCCGGCTGCGCGGGGAGTATTTGCGAACCGAAGACGTCGCTACGGATGGTCGACGACAAGGCGTCGCGATCTCGGTCGAGCGGACTCTTGGCGCCTCGCTCAAAGCCGAACTGGGCGCGCGGTACGTGACCGAGACTCTGGAAGCTGCGGACTCCTCTACAGAAGGTGATACGCCGCGCACTCTGACGTCGCTCCGTGCCAAACTCACGGCGCAGCTTCCGCAGATTCCGAAGCTGAGTGTATTCGCGGAATTCGAGCAAGATGTCGACGATTTCGGAAATCGGATGCTCGGACTTGGGGGTGAGTACCAGATCAACCCAAGGGCGCGTGTGTACGCACGACACGAACTCATCTCTTCACTGGTTGGCCCTTTTGCCTTGAATTCCCATTCTCGGCAACATGCGACGGTAGTGGGGCTGGACGCCGACTACACAAGCAACAGCCACGTATTCTCCGAATACCGGGGCGCGGACACATTCTCGGGGCGAGATGCAGAAGCCGCGATTGGCTTGCGCGGTTTGTGGAAAGTCACGCCGTTGCTGGGAATTCAATCGAGCCTCGAGCGCATTCACAGTCTGTCGAGGACTGGGGATCAGGAGAGTACGGCCATCGCAATCGGCCTCGGCTACACCGCCAACAAGAACTGGAAGGCAACGGGACGGCTCGAGTTCCGAGATGGGCGTGACACGGAAAGCTGGTTGCACACGGCCGGGCTTGCAGCTCGAATCAGCGACAGCTGGACGGGTTTGATTCGCCACTCCTTTACACTCGACTCAGCAGATGACTCCCAGCTACGAGACAGGATCCAGATCGGACTGGCATTCCGTGACACTGCTACAAACTTCTGGGATGGACTCTTTCAGCTCGAGTTCCGTGCTGAACGCGCTGGCCGGGGATCGGACCCTGACGTCAACAGAGATCTTGCGATCTTCTCTACCCACCTGAATGTGCAACCCAGCAGGCGACTCAATCTCTTCGGACGTTACGCAGCGAAGTTTGTCGTCGAGGACTCCAATACACTCGATGATCAGAACCTCGGCCAACTGATCAGCAGCCGCCTCACCTACGACATCACCGGGCGCTGGGATCTGAGTCTGATGGGGAGCGTACTGACCAGTAACGGGACAGCCTCCTACAAATACGGTTTGGGCGCTGAGGTCGGGTACCTCGTCATGCAGAACCTGTGGCTCTCCGGCGGCTACAACGTGTTCGGTTTCGAAGACGACGACCTGGATGAACTCCATTACTCGACACCGGGCGTCTACGTACGTCTGCGCTTCAAGTTCGACGAGAAACTCCTCACGCGAGAGACCGGACCACTCTCCAAACTGCTCAGGTTTCGCTAGCCATGGCAAGGAGAGCTTCATCAAGGTTCCTGCACCTGGCCTGGCCGAGCCTGGTAATCGCCGCGATCTTGATCATGCCAGCCCGCGCCGATTTCAGAACGATTCCCTGGTTCAACACCAGCTGGCACTATCGGGTTCCGGTAAGCATCCCGGCGGGAACTCCTGACGGAGCAACTGCGAGCATCGATATCGATTTCGGCGCCCTTCTGGCCTCCATGAATGTGCCCGGCACCTTGGACACGAACTCGGTTCGCCTGGTGCGACCGGGCGGAACACTCGCAACGACACAGGAATTCACCGACGTTCGCTTCGCGAATGTCAGCGATGCTGCCGGTAATGAGCGCGGCGAAGTTCGATTCCTGGTCGAAGACGCTGGTCCCGCTACCTACTATGCCTACTTCGACATCACCGCGAACCCAGCCAAAGCGCCCTGGCCGAATGCTCAAACGATCAACGGCAGTTTCGAATTCGGAAACTCCGGCTGGACGACTGGCAATACTCAGGCCGGTGCAGCGAATAACGAGATCCACCCTCTGGGAGGCGAGGGAAGCGAGATCACTCTGCCAACGAACCCGCCGACTTGTAGCGATAGTGCAGCGACTGTCAACAACTCGCCGAGAACCGGTAGCAACTATCACCTGACCGGCTTCCGGACGGTGTGCGAAAATGGAGCGAATAACGAACTGGCGTGGGTCCAGCGGAGCTTTCGCGTTCCGAACACCGCTTCAGGAAACCTGAACATCCGTTTCAGATTGCAAGGTTTCGATAGCTACATCGGTGACGCGAGATACGATTGGTTCAGAATCCGGGCGGGAACTTCAGCAATCAACCCACCCGTGATCAACCATACGGCGCTCACGATCACTCCGACCAATGGACTTCGGATCGACGCGGCCGGGATCGGACGAAATATTGCCTTTGGCGCGAACTACATCGACCAGGGCTGGCGGACCGCCACGCTACCACTCGCACCCTACGCGGGAACCACGATCACCGTGCGTTTCGAAATGCGCTACTACACCGACCAGTTGTACCGCACGTGGATCGGCCTCGACGATCTGGATTGGAGTCTGGTGACTGCAATCGCGGGGACAGTCGAGGCTTTCGGTGCGAACATCACTGATCCCCCCGACACGGGATCAGGAGCGGCAATGGCGCAGTACGACATCGGCGACACACTCAGCATTGTTGCAGATGCACAAGCCGTCGTTCCGGCCGGTCGAGTCGTAGCCGATGTACTAGACAACGCAGGACAGACCGTCACCAGCGACATCGTACTTTTCGACGATGGAACGCACGGAGATGCCGTAGCAGGGGATCACACATGGAGCAACGATGGCAGCGACTCGGGCTCCCCGACCTACACCTTTACCACGAGCGACCCAGTCGGAAACAGCTGGGTCATTCGTGTGCGAGCACGGGACGGCGCGGGTCTCGCGAGACGTCCGGGTGCAGGGGCGGCTGTGAACCAGGCCAACTACTACAACGTCGACGATCAGGTCTTCGAATTGCTCTTAAGCGTATCTGGTCGTGTGTACGAGGATACTCAGCCGAATCTGATGGCAGAGGCCAGCGAAGACTGGACGGGTGGAAGCGCGGTTTTCGTCAACCTGGTTCAGGGGGGAGCCGTCGTCGGATCCAACCCGGTTGGTCCGGGTACAGGCTCATTCAGCTTTGCGAGCCTGACCGCCGGTAACTACACGGTCGTCGTAACGGACTCCGCAGCAAATCCCAGCCCGGTACAACCGGGCGGCTGGCTCTTCGTGGAACCGACAAGTGGCGGATTGCCCCTGACACTATCCACGCGAGCCCTGGCGGATCAGGATCTGGGATTGTTCAAGGGATCGCGTGTGCGGGGCAGCGTTTTCCGCGACGATGGCGCGGGAGGTGCCGTTGCGAACGACGGAATACACGATGCTGGTGAAACCGGAATCGGGAAAGTCGAGATCCGAGCTACAGACGCAGCCACCACGACGACCTGGGATTCGGACTGGACAAAGGCGGATGGCAGCTTTGAACTCTGGCTTCCCGCAGCCATCGGTTCGAGCACGGTCGTGATTGTCGAGACGAATCCGAGCGGATATCGATCGACCGGTGGTTCATCGGGCACGACAGCTGGCACCTACGATCGCCCAACCGATGCACTGAGTTTCACCAATACGCCGGGAACTTCCTACACGGGCACGGGCTTTGGTGATGTCCTCGAGAATCGCTTCGAGGCGAACGGCCAGCAGAGTTCGCTTCCTGGAAGCGTGGTCTTCTATGCGCACACTTTCTTCGCTGAGAGTTCTGGCACGGTTGGCTTCTTCACATCCCAGACTACGACCCCCGCCAGCCCAGCCTTCACGGCAGCACTCTTCCACGACCAGAATTGCGACGGCCTGATCACTCCGGGAGAGCCGGAACTCATCAGCCCAGTTCCCGTGAGCACCGGGGATAGGGTCTGTGTGATTGTGCGGGAGACCATTCCCGAAGCCGCGGATTTCGGTGCGCAGGACTCGACTCAGGTCACCGCAGTTTTCGGCTACGCGAATGCGCTCCCTCCCCTGATGGCCAGTTACAGTCTGACCGATCTGACGACCGCGTCGGATTCACAAAGCGCCGGTCTGGTATTGCACAAGACGGTGGACCTGGCGACCGCGTTACCCGGCGATACGCTGGTCTACAGCATCGAGTACACGAATACGGGCTCCGCCCCCATCACCGACGTAGATGTATTCGACTCGACACCGGCTTTCACCACCTTTCTGGCGGCGAGTTGCGGTCCTGCAGACCCCGGAACGAGTTGCACTGTGACGATGCAACCGACGGTTGGAGCTACGGGTTCATTGCAATGGACGATAAGCGGGACACTGCCCGCCTCGGGAACAGGAACCGTAACCTACAGTGTACGGATCGACTAAGACCCAACTCGTGGGTCAAGAATCTCCCCGACTTCAATTCATACTGATTGCGCGGCAATTCCCGCTACTGATAGTATGCCGCGGTGTTCCTTCTCCGCAGCGCATTGCTTGGATCGCTGGTCATACTCTGTTCGTCTCCCCTTGCCCTGAATGCGCTCAAAGACGACGTCTTCTTCGATATTCAGGAGATCGAGAATGAAGGACGCAGCGTTGCCGCAGGATTTGGCGACTTCAATGGAGACGAAAAGACCGACCTCTTTATCGTCGCACTGAAGGGTGTCGGCCCCTCGGAGACGCGAGAGATCCGGGTCTACCTCTCCAGCCAACCCGAACAGATTCCGCTGCAACCGACTCACGTATTCGAGGTTCCGCACTGGAGCGCCGTCTACGATATCTCTGACGTTCGGCCAGAGACAGCCGGAGAAGAACTCGTGCTGCTGCGTCCGGATGGCGTTTCGATCTTTTCGCTCGCGGGCCCGAAAGTCAAAACCTGGGACCTCCGGGCACCGGGCCCTTCATCTGTAGGCGTGGCCGACGATGAACGTGGACTCGAGCGCTTTCCGATCGTGTATCGCGACTTCGGAACTGAACCGTGGCTGCTGATACCGCAGATCGGCCAGCTCACCGCCTTGTCGACGACCGGAGAACTGAAAGCCCAGATCATCCTTCCCCGCCGCGCAAACTATTTCATCCTTCCCAACACCGGCTTGTTCTCCCTGGAAAGCGACTTCCAAGTCTACCTGGATGTACCCAAACTGAGCGTTGGCGATGTCGATGGTGATGGTCGCAGCGACATAATTTCAGCGACCCGTCACGAGATTCGCGTCTTTCTGCAGAAGAAGACGGGAGGGTTCGATACAACGGCAAGCCGTAGCTACCCCTTGAGATTCGTTACCGCACGCGATCATATTCGCGGATCGGGCGGTGTGACGAGCGAGTTCGGTGACATCAACAACGATGACCAACTCGACTTGCTGATCTCTCACGTGCAAGGCAGTTTTAAGGATGCGACTACGACGCTCTACGTCTACTTGAACAAAGGCGGTGTTTGGGATCTCGAAAAGCCCGATGAAACGCTGAGCTACGATGCGAGCCTCGTTTCGAATGCGCTTCTGGATCTCGATAGCGACAACCGGCCCGAACTCCTGAGTGTGAAATTTGACTTCAGCATGCTGGAATTCGTTGAGTTGCTACTGAGTAGCGAAATTGATGCAACCGTTTCGATTCGCCGCTACTCCGAGGACGGCGGGTTCGGCGAGAAACCCTGGATCGACAAGAAGCTCTCTCTGCCCTTCAGTTTCGCTACGTTTCGCATGAAGGGTTTCATCCCGACGGCAAACGCAGATATCAACGGAGATACACATCTGGACTTCGTTTTGTCGGGCGGCGGTGAGGAACTGG
Proteins encoded in this region:
- a CDS encoding DUF11 domain-containing protein, whose protein sequence is MARRASSRFLHLAWPSLVIAAILIMPARADFRTIPWFNTSWHYRVPVSIPAGTPDGATASIDIDFGALLASMNVPGTLDTNSVRLVRPGGTLATTQEFTDVRFANVSDAAGNERGEVRFLVEDAGPATYYAYFDITANPAKAPWPNAQTINGSFEFGNSGWTTGNTQAGAANNEIHPLGGEGSEITLPTNPPTCSDSAATVNNSPRTGSNYHLTGFRTVCENGANNELAWVQRSFRVPNTASGNLNIRFRLQGFDSYIGDARYDWFRIRAGTSAINPPVINHTALTITPTNGLRIDAAGIGRNIAFGANYIDQGWRTATLPLAPYAGTTITVRFEMRYYTDQLYRTWIGLDDLDWSLVTAIAGTVEAFGANITDPPDTGSGAAMAQYDIGDTLSIVADAQAVVPAGRVVADVLDNAGQTVTSDIVLFDDGTHGDAVAGDHTWSNDGSDSGSPTYTFTTSDPVGNSWVIRVRARDGAGLARRPGAGAAVNQANYYNVDDQVFELLLSVSGRVYEDTQPNLMAEASEDWTGGSAVFVNLVQGGAVVGSNPVGPGTGSFSFASLTAGNYTVVVTDSAANPSPVQPGGWLFVEPTSGGLPLTLSTRALADQDLGLFKGSRVRGSVFRDDGAGGAVANDGIHDAGETGIGKVEIRATDAATTTTWDSDWTKADGSFELWLPAAIGSSTVVIVETNPSGYRSTGGSSGTTAGTYDRPTDALSFTNTPGTSYTGTGFGDVLENRFEANGQQSSLPGSVVFYAHTFFAESSGTVGFFTSQTTTPASPAFTAALFHDQNCDGLITPGEPELISPVPVSTGDRVCVIVRETIPEAADFGAQDSTQVTAVFGYANALPPLMASYSLTDLTTASDSQSAGLVLHKTVDLATALPGDTLVYSIEYTNTGSAPITDVDVFDSTPAFTTFLAASCGPADPGTSCTVTMQPTVGATGSLQWTISGTLPASGTGTVTYSVRID
- a CDS encoding VCBS repeat-containing protein encodes the protein MFLLRSALLGSLVILCSSPLALNALKDDVFFDIQEIENEGRSVAAGFGDFNGDEKTDLFIVALKGVGPSETREIRVYLSSQPEQIPLQPTHVFEVPHWSAVYDISDVRPETAGEELVLLRPDGVSIFSLAGPKVKTWDLRAPGPSSVGVADDERGLERFPIVYRDFGTEPWLLIPQIGQLTALSTTGELKAQIILPRRANYFILPNTGLFSLESDFQVYLDVPKLSVGDVDGDGRSDIISATRHEIRVFLQKKTGGFDTTASRSYPLRFVTARDHIRGSGGVTSEFGDINNDDQLDLLISHVQGSFKDATTTLYVYLNKGGVWDLEKPDETLSYDASLVSNALLDLDSDNRPELLSVKFDFSMLEFVELLLSSEIDATVSIRRYSEDGGFGEKPWIDKKLSLPFSFATFRMKGFIPTANADINGDTHLDFVLSGGGEELEFYLGGPKGPFDTKPLRQEIGTAGVIQWGDLNRDGLPDFVIFDPHNFDVPVKLGRNTGRLPGTRPVLRELPTSGIH
- a CDS encoding DUF11 domain-containing protein, giving the protein PGECIQYRIIATNNAAADVDSVVITDATPTNTTYNTAAGAATVTQGAVTAPVAGATGTVQATVGTITPGASVTLTFAVRIDP
- a CDS encoding DUF11 domain-containing protein, with protein sequence MLFSATSTQAAPAAGSSLDNRATGSYISTVTGLLNPLVSNRIIVRVAPLEALLLTIDTTRAAAASGSFAIAHRIQNTGNTQSTYSLVLANLGGDDFQALGLDIISDLNGNGVLDPGESPISGGPATLLAPLAILNLLVVGSTPGTVLPGQIAQILLTATTDLQGASDSNTDDLVIGGGAILSLSKAASDLTPSPGGAVTFTLSGRNTGPLPATGSPVTVDGAAASYVLLRDALPPNLEYTSPINPSFGIALYHSRGSPTLNYTTLPPADLTQVDEIAFGLPDLASGQAYSVSFDVRVLSLASGPITNTGEIRFDDGISAGIASTISNSVTLIVSGPGPSVDFFTDTSYGSVAALGSVGSPLYLQAESSQCNLNPSLNDPAVITLTSSVSGDSENFVGIEISPNSGVFRVLPSVPTADAGAVPVLSGNGVLEIAANDVITAALAPCGTAPTAYATLLIDPLGIVFDSQTNLPLGGAVVTLMNSGLPAVVLEADGSTPAANPVVTGPDGRYQFPLVAPGTYSLQVVAPAGYGFPSTVPIGLLPPGRAIDPSGSFGLPFGISALGPVLVDIPLDPGALVSGLSVEKAASRDVVEIGDLLDYEITVRNGTGAALFGVEVLDTLPVGFQYEQGSARLDFGPMSDPVASGRSLVFDAGVVISGQTLTISYRVNIGPGTELGEAINRATATSTTTTGNTASAIVDVQGGVFHSRGFILGKVYTDCNDNGLQDPGEIGLAQVRLYLENGSFVFTDADGKYSFYGVEPRTHVVKIDRYSLPAGSSLSVLSNRNGEDPDTRFVDLKRGELHRADFAENSCSNQILAEALARRERTGAAVSELEKQLDERLAIDRAPTQTSDPRTLPAEGTQTGRDSLGLSELSRLLGLSQPEPKPVAPINSKPAFEQPGFDVLLPELDNELDFLWPMHGQRLLLSQTIVRVKGPIGTRLALHVNGNEVSDSRVGTRSSLRATKTEAWEYVAVRLEPGSNYLELVGFDAFGNQRGSKNIEVFSPGALAKVELSMPMKRVPADGTSGPVVEVRLLDATGLRVGSRTAVTLESTRGTWEVEDVDPVEPGVQSFINGGIGRFAMTPATETGEVEIRARSGRYEAQTELIFVPALRPLVAVGVVEGSFAQRGLESRSSDQLGFDDGFEEELSAIGGRERDWKNQFSSRTAVFLKGAVDEEYLLTFRYDSAQKQDSRLFRDIQPDEFYPVYGDASLRGFDAQSTTPLYMRIEKDRSHITYGDFTTNALESDPRSLARYQRSLTGVFGRYEHDVVDVDFFASEGDATQVSDEIPAEGISGPYTLSVRRILRGSETVEVITRDRDHPSVVIKAEPQARFTDYTVDSLSGTILFSGPVASHDSDLNPRFIRASYEVEEGGSDHWITGARARYRPFSFLEFGGSFVEDQNDQEPFSMASAGFTLKLSDETKLVGEAAATDTDLLGGGIGERLELRHAGSRLDAHAYAGKTDEQFSNTGSGLGTGRLEIGLDTSFQINQKTRLRGEYLRTEDVATDGRRQGVAISVERTLGASLKAELGARYVTETLEAADSSTEGDTPRTLTSLRAKLTAQLPQIPKLSVFAEFEQDVDDFGNRMLGLGGEYQINPRARVYARHELISSLVGPFALNSHSRQHATVVGLDADYTSNSHVFSEYRGADTFSGRDAEAAIGLRGLWKVTPLLGIQSSLERIHSLSRTGDQESTAIAIGLGYTANKNWKATGRLEFRDGRDTESWLHTAGLAARISDSWTGLIRHSFTLDSADDSQLRDRIQIGLAFRDTATNFWDGLFQLEFRAERAGRGSDPDVNRDLAIFSTHLNVQPSRRLNLFGRYAAKFVVEDSNTLDDQNLGQLISSRLTYDITGRWDLSLMGSVLTSNGTASYKYGLGAEVGYLVMQNLWLSGGYNVFGFEDDDLDELHYSTPGVYVRLRFKFDEKLLTRETGPLSKLLRFR